A genome region from Mycobacterium florentinum includes the following:
- a CDS encoding DUF732 domain-containing protein has product MAYQTTLRVGAQTRAFGFMALTTALVAAAATMAAPIRADMAGNSFLSALTNAGIAVTQPATTLAQGQSVCPMLIRPGGSFESVVSDVATGSGMTEKNAGIFTIIAIGTFCPAMIAPLIPDRFKA; this is encoded by the coding sequence ATGGCGTACCAGACGACCTTACGGGTCGGCGCACAGACGAGGGCCTTCGGGTTCATGGCGCTGACCACGGCTTTGGTTGCCGCGGCCGCGACGATGGCGGCGCCTATCCGCGCCGACATGGCGGGCAACAGCTTCCTGTCGGCGCTGACCAACGCCGGAATTGCCGTCACTCAGCCGGCCACGACGCTCGCTCAGGGGCAATCGGTGTGTCCGATGCTGATCCGGCCGGGCGGGTCGTTCGAATCGGTCGTCTCGGACGTGGCGACCGGCAGCGGGATGACCGAGAAAAATGCGGGCATCTTCACGATCATCGCGATCGGCACGTTCTGTCCCGCGATGATCGCGCCGTTGATTCCGGACCGGTTCAAGGCGTAG
- a CDS encoding tetratricopeptide repeat protein: MGDDRQRHNGERRPRSASKWSGPGRARQAQPQNAPDRPVDNGPAIPPDVDAKQLSPEIRGELSTLDRATADAVARHLVAAGELMDEDPEAALNHARAARARSSRIAAIREAVGIAAYRYGDWAQALSELRAARRMGSKSPLLPLIADCERGLGRPERAIELARGEEAAQLSGDAADELRIVAAGARSDLGQLEQALALLSTPQLDPTRSGSMAARLFYAYADTLLALGRNDEALQWFLHSAAADIDGITDAEDRVGELGSAE, from the coding sequence GTGGGCGACGACAGGCAGCGTCATAACGGGGAGCGACGGCCGCGCTCGGCGTCTAAATGGTCGGGACCGGGCCGGGCGCGCCAGGCTCAGCCGCAGAACGCACCTGATCGCCCGGTGGACAACGGGCCCGCCATACCGCCCGACGTGGACGCCAAACAGTTGTCGCCCGAGATCCGCGGCGAACTGAGCACCTTGGACCGCGCGACCGCCGATGCGGTGGCGCGCCACCTGGTCGCCGCGGGTGAGCTGATGGACGAAGACCCGGAAGCCGCCCTGAACCACGCCCGCGCCGCGCGCGCGAGGTCCAGCAGGATCGCCGCGATTCGCGAGGCCGTCGGAATCGCCGCCTACCGCTACGGCGATTGGGCCCAGGCGTTGTCCGAGCTGCGTGCCGCGCGGCGGATGGGCAGCAAGTCGCCGTTGCTGCCGTTGATCGCGGATTGCGAACGCGGCCTTGGCCGTCCGGAGCGGGCGATCGAACTCGCCCGCGGCGAAGAGGCGGCCCAGCTCAGCGGCGACGCCGCCGACGAGCTGCGCATCGTGGCCGCCGGCGCCCGCTCGGATCTCGGGCAGCTCGAGCAGGCGCTGGCCCTGTTGTCCACGCCGCAGCTGGACCCGACTCGCAGCGGCTCGATGGCGGCCCGGCTGTTCTACGCCTACGCCGACACCCTGCTGGCGCTAGGCCGCAACGACGAAGCGCTGCAATGGTTTTTGCACTCCGCGGCCGCCGACATCGACGGCATCACCGACGCCGAAGACCGGGTCGGC